CCTTTCAATCTATATAAAAATTTGAATATTATACCCATATTCAACATTTACTCCAAAAATATTCATATCCAATAGTTATTTTTGGCACAGTCaaatataaatatagaaatatGATACAtttaatactaaaaatattacaaCAAacgtaaatttattttaaaattttaattaaataacatGGACATGTGTTACTGGAAAGGCAATTGTACAATAGTTATTTTTGGCACAGTCaaatataaatatagaaatatGATACAtttaatactaaaaatattacaaCAAacgtaaatttattttaaaattttaattaaataacatTGACATGTGTTACTGGAAAGGAATCCTTTATCCTTCATTGCATGTGAAGAAATAGGCTTTTTTCTCTTTAAAATGTAAGATTAACCACCGCTCTTGATAAAGGCAATTGTACAATAGTGAAGGGCACGATATAAAATTTATTAGAAATTAGttaatttgtttattttcctTTTCAGTAATCATATATCAATATTTGCTTCTAAATAATAACCTATATTTTTACCAAATAATTTGTTACAAGATTACCTGCAATTAGTAATATCTCTACTACTAAAAATTGTATAAGGGAATTAGAGATAAATGAGATAAAGTTAGCTGGCAAAAGTTGATTTGATTTTCATTGTACATTCCTAAGCATTTTATTATTGCTTGGATGGTTGTGATAACATGTTTTTGACTAGAGATAGATTACTTTTTAGAGGCATGGATATAGACCAACAATCATATTTAATTTGAATGTGatttattcaaaaaattaattttgtaattttgtgatATTAGACATGATGGTTGTCATAGTTTTGGTCTTAAATCAGTATTAAATAGTTTCAATCTAATATCGACTTGTTTTTGTATGTATTTACTTGTAACCATtggtataaaattttaataaaattatttaatttaattaacttttaATGATGCTTTTTCATATCAATACATGTATATCTCATGTATATTTttacatttatatataatatataaaaaatgtttttaaaattttgagaaatcccaaacaacaaaacaaaaaacactgatatatattacaaatataaaaaaaacgATACGTCTATACAGTATTAACAACTTCCACCTTATATTAActcctattttcttttattaactaTCAATGAAAAATCTTTGTTGGGGCAATAACTCGGAATAACGGACTGAAAAGTTGAAACCAAGATTGGTGAAGCTCCAATGGAACACTTCGAACCTTAACGAAGATCACAACAATGCAAGTCTTTAAACCCGTTTCATTTCTTTGCCAACACCAAGAAAGAAGAAGCTTCCAGCTACTGCAGTTTCCATAGCTAAGCCTCGATTTGTTGTTCCAACTTTTGTAAAAAGCCATTTGAACTTGGGACATCAGTCTGGATTTGTTCCAAAAATGATGTATGGGTTGGTGCGAATTGCTTTAAAATGTGTTAAAGAGTAAGAAGTGGGTTTGCAACAGACTTTAGAATCTAGAAAAGGTTGTTTGAATAACTTAGAGCAAGGAAAGGCAGTAAAGAGGAAGGAGACGATTATCTGTAATTCTCTAAAAGAATCACGGACGATTATCTAATAGTTTTCCAATTATTTACTACATATATTCGGACACttaaaagtaattttattttattagttttgaGAAAGATAACAATCAATTCATAAACCACTAACtttcaaaaacctaaaaattttaaaaaagtaattAATATCAACAGTGATATTTAAACAAGTTGAATTcaaatttgattaaatttaaaattaaaatatttatttgatctatagtttttataataaataaattattcaaacttaaattttattcataaaaacttaaattttattcataaaaatatgtGAAAgactaatataatttttaaatatattttaagtagcaaaacaaaatttgaatatttattttaccTGTCCGAAAGAGACGTATTAATAGGCCTCTTGCTAAGAGTCGTCATCAGCAGCGACGCAGAGATGAGACAGAAAGTGTCCGGCCGATGCCTAGAGTTACACAAACACACCATCACCCTTATGCTGACATGGCATAACACGTAGGACCCACATGTCGGGGTTCTTATAACCAGTATTACGTGTCATGGGACTCACGTGTCTCTTTTCCATGCTACACGCCGGGGACATAAAGTCTGACGTACTGTTCCTTTAGGCTTTAGTTCGAACAAGAAGCTGAAGTGGCacgacaaaataaataaataaatcatcgcTCGGTTTCGCCTATATAAGCAACCCTTCCCTGCTTCAGCTTCTCTCACACCATTACCAGTACATATCgctttatcaaaaatcacttaaatttTCGACATTTTTGCATTTATTTTGCTTTGCCTTTCAATATCGATGTTCATGGCTGTTGAATCAACTCTCCCGACTCCATTCCGAACTCCGGCTTCCGATAAAGATGCGAAAGCTCTTCAATTCATTGAAGAGATGACAAAAAATGTCGATTCGGTTCAAGAAAGGGTTTTACGTGAGATCCTAAGCCGAAATGCCGAGACTGAGTATCTCAAACGGTTCATCCTTAATGGAGCTACGGACCGGGAAACATTCAAGTCTCGAATCCCTGTTGTCACTTATGAAGATATACAGCCTGAGATTCAACGCATCGCCAATGGTGATAAGTCCCCTATCTTTTCAGCTCATCCCATTTCAGAGTTTCTCACTAGGTGAGATCTTTTAGCAAATAAtaaatgttttttaattttttttactcatGTTTACCTTTGAATGATATGTAATTTGGGGCTTACTTTGCAGTTCAGGGACTTCAGCTGGAGAAAGGAAGCTGATGCCAACAATTCATGAAGAGTTGGATCGTCGTCAACTCTTGTATAGCCTTCTTATGCCTGTAATGAACCTGTGAGTAGCTTTTGTActattctttttgtttctttaatcTAACTTTTGTTGAAAACAAAGTTTGATATTTTTGTCTTTTGGTGGGTGATAGCTACGTTCCAGGATTGGACAAAGGGAAGGGTCTTTACTTCTTGTTTGTGAAAGCTGAAACAAAGACTCCTGGAGGGCTCTTGGCACGCCCAGTCCTCACAAGCTACTACAACAGCGACCACTTTAAGACTCGCCCATATGACCCTTTCAATGTTTACACTAGCCCCAACGAAGCCATCCTTTGCGTTGACTCTTTTCAAAGCATGTACGCCCAGATGCTTTGTGGCTTGATCATGAGGAACGAGGTCCTTCGTGTTGGTGCCGTTTTTGCCTCTGGCCTGCTTAGGGCCATTCATTTCCTTCAAAACAACTGGAAACAACTGGCTCATGACATCGCAACGggaaccttaaaccctaaaataaCCGATGCTCCGGTTCGAGAATGCATGAGAAAAATCTTGAAACCTAACCCAGAACTTGCCCAGTTCGTTACCATGGAATGTTATGAGGAGAATTGGGAATGTATCATCAAAAGAATTTGGCCCAGAACTAAGTACCTTGATGTTATCGTAACTGGAGCCATGGCTCAATATATCCCCACCCTTGAATATTACAGTGGTGGCTTGCCAATGGCTTGCACGATGTATGCTTCGTCAGAGTGTTATTTCGGTCTCAATCTCAACCCGATGTGCAAACCATCCGAAGTCACATACACTATCATGCCAAACATGGCGTACTTTGAGTTCTTGCCTCATGGATCATCCACTTCTTGCCTAGTTGATCTCGCCGATGTCGAAGTCGGCAAAGAATATGAGCTCATCCTCACCACTTATGCAGGATTGTGCCGCTACAGAGTCGGCGATATCCTTCGAGTCACCGGTTTTCACAACGCGGCCCCACAGTTTCGTTTCATTAGGAGAAAGAACGTTTTGTTGAGCATCGAGTCAGATAAAACGGATGAGGCTGAGTTACAAAACGCCATCGAAAACGCTTCTCTTTTGCTGAAGGAATTCAACACCAGCGTTGTTGAGTACACAAGCTACGCTGACACCAAACAAATACCGGGTCACTACGTTATTTACTGGGAATTACTCGTCAAAGACTCAGCTAATGCACCAACCGATGATGTTTTGAACCGATGCTGCTTACAAATGGAGGAATCCTTGAACTCAGTTTACCGTCAAAGCCGAGTTGCTGACAACTCAATCGGCCCCCTAGAGATAAGAGTAGTGGAAAACGGCACGTTTGAGGAGTTAATGGATTATGCAATTTCAAGGGGTGCCTCCATAAATCAATACAAAGTTCCAAGATGTGTAAGCTTCACTCCAATCATGGAACTTCTGAACTCAAGGGTGGTTTCTAAACATTTCAGTCCAGATTTACCGCACTGGACCCCAGAACGTCGTCGTTGAGCACGCTGCATAAAGTTCCACAAATAGTCTATTAGGCCTTGGAAACCAACTTTTTT
This is a stretch of genomic DNA from Gossypium arboreum isolate Shixiya-1 chromosome 11, ASM2569848v2, whole genome shotgun sequence. It encodes these proteins:
- the LOC108449967 gene encoding probable indole-3-acetic acid-amido synthetase GH3.1, whose protein sequence is MFMAVESTLPTPFRTPASDKDAKALQFIEEMTKNVDSVQERVLREILSRNAETEYLKRFILNGATDRETFKSRIPVVTYEDIQPEIQRIANGDKSPIFSAHPISEFLTSSGTSAGERKLMPTIHEELDRRQLLYSLLMPVMNLYVPGLDKGKGLYFLFVKAETKTPGGLLARPVLTSYYNSDHFKTRPYDPFNVYTSPNEAILCVDSFQSMYAQMLCGLIMRNEVLRVGAVFASGLLRAIHFLQNNWKQLAHDIATGTLNPKITDAPVRECMRKILKPNPELAQFVTMECYEENWECIIKRIWPRTKYLDVIVTGAMAQYIPTLEYYSGGLPMACTMYASSECYFGLNLNPMCKPSEVTYTIMPNMAYFEFLPHGSSTSCLVDLADVEVGKEYELILTTYAGLCRYRVGDILRVTGFHNAAPQFRFIRRKNVLLSIESDKTDEAELQNAIENASLLLKEFNTSVVEYTSYADTKQIPGHYVIYWELLVKDSANAPTDDVLNRCCLQMEESLNSVYRQSRVADNSIGPLEIRVVENGTFEELMDYAISRGASINQYKVPRCVSFTPIMELLNSRVVSKHFSPDLPHWTPERRR